The genomic interval GGACAGCGTGAATGTACTGTAGCCTAGCAGATCTGACCGGCGCTCAAAGCCCTCCAGCTCAGGCGggtcccgacacacacacacacacacacacacacacacacacacactcactcccacaTCCCAATTATCAAGGCCAACTCCTTTTTTCCCATAGACTCAGCTTTACCACAGAACAGCAAGACATGGAAGAAAAACATGGCCCCAATACAGGAATAATACAATGAGGTACAGGTAGCGAATGGAGGCATAATTTGACTTTGGGCCTGTGTGCTTGGAGGGCCAAATGAGGCCATAGACACTAGACAGGAATTTAGCTCCGCCTAATGTACATGCACTTGCAGTTTTGTCTGGCTCTTGGCAAAGTTCTGGTCTGGAAGTTCAAATGGGCAGGATTTTCTGCAGATGTGAATAAGCACAGTGTATTAGACCAAGCGAAGGCATCTCAAGAACACATGAAATATACCTCAATATCCCAACACTTTGTAAACTCCATCAAAACATTGAAGCTGGCGGAAATATTGGAGATGTGCCTCTTCTACTATGCTTTGCATTAGACCACTGCAttatttaaggtgtgtgtgtgtgtgggtttaacTTTTGAACctggtatgcatgtgtgtagaaTGTTCAGTAtatgagcgcgtgtgtgtgtgtgtgcacaaccaTTAAAGTTACTGTAGCTTTAAGTGTTAACAGTGCTGAATGGTTGGCAGCGCTCCAGACGTGGTTTCCAGGAAGCGTTGCCGTATTAATGTGGGAGTGTGTACTAGCGACGCTGTGTGTTGATAGGTCTGTGTTTTGAAGAGTGACCAGTGAACGCCCCTTGCATATGCACACGCCGTCGGACTAATGCACTGTTTAATGACACATATGTCATCAGGActaaagagagacacacacacactacacactgttaCAGGAACTATGTCCTGGAAACATTTGAAATAaaaacacaccacagcacaggctgaaacaaacaaataatgcaaataataatataaaaaataataaacaaataatcaTGTCGCATCAATGAAAATGTGAGAATTACACCTACATACAGTCTTGAACAGAAATCCTCTGGCAATATACAGAGAGCAGTAATGCTGAGTGTGCAGACCAACCTGTGGCTGAAAGACTCAGCGCTGTGGGATCATACTGGAGTGACAGCTGAGTGTTTATCTGTGGAGTGTCTTATTACCCCAGCACTTGGCCCAGCtgacactctctcactcctctacatctctctctcagtcttctttctttctccttctctttctctctctctctaactccctctctcctcttgcaTTAGTGTTTGATCTTCTGCTATCGGCCCCTTAtctcctttttatttgtttttttttctccctacccccctctctccatcttgatCTCCCTCTTAGCCCAGTCTCCCTCTCACCCAGGCTGCTCCAGGGGGGTTACGCTTGCTCTTCTGCCCCTATAAGGCAGCCCGTGTCTGGGCTGATATATGTGCCCCGAGGTGGGCCGCTGGAATGCTGTTGGAGCTCCGGCCCCCAGACAAGAGCTCTGAGGCTGGCCGTCTCCACCCGAACAGTTACACCTCCGCCTGAGGGGCTGGATGAGTGAGTGCACGCGGCAACGGTCAGCCCAGTGGGAGGAGCTCCACAGCAGTGTGATAGTGAGGTCACAGACGGGGAGGAGCATCACTCTGTGTGAAGCCAGTTGTTTAGTCTGTGGGTTTGAGGGATATTGAAATAGTCGTCATTGGTCAGCCTGTATATGGGGAAGACCCAttcattgttttgtgtgtgtgtttgtgtgtgtttaggtcaGAGTGGCCTTGGAAAGTCAACGCTGATGAACACACTCTTCAAGTCCAAGGTGAGCCGCAAGTCAGTGATGGGCACTGCCGAGGAGAGAATCCCCAAGACCATTGAGATCAAATCCGTCAGTCACGGTAAGCCGCCCCCAGAGCTAGGAGTACACACTGGCTATGAACATGGAGAACTCAGCCCCTGGCTAACAGGTGTACTAGTCAAACACAGAGCTGAGGTGTaatcctccctgtctctctgcctcctcaCAGACATAGAGGAGAAAGGGGTGAGGATGAAGCTTACAGTCATCGACACGCCAGGCTTTGGGGATCAGATCAACAATGAAAACTGGTGagttgtctgtatgtctgtccatctgtctgtccttGCCCtttagtgtctgtctgtctttctcttgtctttctttttctttctttcttgcctgTCTGTgcttgtctgtctttcttttcttccactGTGCACTcatcccccccatctctctgttgtgcctctctctctctctctctctctctctctctctctctctctctctctctctctctctctctctctctctctctcctgtcagcTGGCAGCCCATCATGAAGTTTATTAATGACCAGTACGAGCAGTACCTGCAGGAGGAGATCAACATCAACAGGAAGAAGAGGATCCCAGACTCACGCGTGCACTGCTGCATATACTTCATCCCCCCCACAGGACACAGGTGAGCCAGTCAGaatgaatgaacacacacacacacacacacacacatattagcatgcacacacacactagtacaggcagagacaacagacacacacaggcattaatGCGTATGTGTAAATGTTAAAGCTCACTTgcatatgagcacacacacacacacacacacacacattggaatgCATGTGGGGTGAGGGCAGTCTCTCCCAGTCAGTCTCTCCACTGAGGCAGTGAGTGTGGAATGTGACAGGAGGGTGCCCGAGACCCTTTCCCAgtgacacacagtgtgtgtgtctgtctgtctgaaggtgtgtgacataaacacacacacacaaacacatctttgTTCCCAGCCCTCAGTTGTGTTTTGTGTCAGTACTTTCTGCTTTAAATGAATACACACACTGTGGTCCAGAACTGAAATATCCCCCTCCATTGCCTACATTGAGGCAGGACAGAAATATTTGATCATCACATTTTATCTGCTCAAATATTCATAGAAGTATTCCCCTGTACTGTTCTTTAAAGAACTTGTGTAACTTCACAATCTGTTGAACATTATTCTTTAAGTACAGGCTATAACATACAGGGCATTTATGTCTGTACATATGAGAGTAGTCTGTTTCAGTTTGACATAAATATGAGTTGGCACAGATGCTTCACTCTCTAATTAATGCCTTGCAACATTTTCCACAAACCTCTGTAAATGAATAATGCCATGGGGAATGTTTATGATGGCTTCAAGATAACTTCTATTGTATTCATTTGACAGATTTAACTCAAAATGACAGTCTGGTTGAAACATCCCCATCTCTTCCacccatacacatgcacatgctgcAGTGAGcatatgtggtggtggtggcccaTTGCTTGTAGTCTCTGTGCTGACTTTGAGGCTGTACACTGGCTCTCACTGTCTTTAAAGATGGACATGAGTGACTTTAGAATCGTAAGCCTACTGCGCTAGATACTTCTATACTTCTTCACTAGTCTGCCGCTCTTATCCAAAGCGACTGCTCAGGGTTAAGTGTCTTGTTCAAGGACACAATGGCAGCTGGCACAACTTTTCTGCCTACTGCATGTTAGCCTAGCACCTTAGCTACTGCACTACCACTGCCACCTATAGATGATGGCGTGGAGTTGCAGTCGGTGTGAAGGATGGAGAATACCTTGCCCATGTCTGTTAAGGAGACAGATGAGGGGTAATTGAGGAGGCCTTGGAGTATAGGTGAGGACGAGCTGAAGAACCGCTCCATCCGCTCCGTCCAGACACCGTTTCCTGCACCATTCCTGACTGTGCTCCGTGCCAGGCGTTTTCCATGGCTGGAGAAGTCAAGTCGCTGCTGTTTGTGTAGCACATTTATGAAATATGAGTCGAGCCAAGATGCTTTCCAGTTGAGGCAGATGGATTACTGGTACAAGTATGCATGAATGAAAAGGAATAAGGAGTATCAGTTGAAGGCAGAGAAAAACGCATAAGAAAAATGAAAGCACAAATACATATCACATAGTAAACTGAGTTAAAAAGAATACAATGGGAAAAGGCAAGACTGTCCTAGAAGACACAATTGCAGTATCCTTATGTACacaagcatatatatatatatatatatatatatgcttaaAAGTAgatattttagtgtgtgtgtgtgtgtgtgtgtgtgtgtgtgtgtgtgtgtgtgtgtgtgtgtgtgtgtataattaaAGTGTGCCAGTATTCACTAAAGACCCCCggaaaaatacaaatgaaaGAGATTTGGGCTTCGCCTCCAGCCAAGCGTCATTGGGAATGAGCACAGCACAgctgggactggggagggtgtgtgggagggtggcCTGCTCACTCCGAGCACTTACCAatcttaactgtgtgtgtgtatgcatgcacaagtttagtgtgtgcgtgcatctgtgcGTATGCAAATGGAGAGtggtgtatatttgtgtttagGTACAGCTGTTGGTGGTTTTGTGTTACCAGACTGCTACTCAGCTGTTGCATCCACTACAGagaaacaatacacacacacagtctcacacatgttCATCCCCTTATTGAAAGGACAGCAGTTCTCTTCAGGCTCTCAGTCAAAACAAAATCAGGGCGTATCCAATTGCTTTTCTGACCCTTGTGAGAGAAGGGTAACCCAAGATATGTCCACATCTTTACAATACTGTCCTCTCATAATCAGCTATAATAGACCCCATAGACACACACGCCACATCTTCCTCACTCtggctccctctctgtctcttagacacacacacacacacacacacacacacacacagatgcacatgccTGACAGATGTGTGTTTCATGTTGCTGCAGAGCCTCTGATGCCGGACTCGAGCTCTGTTCAGCAGGGGCAGCTGCCGGGCTTTGAACAGGCTCCACTAATTGGGGCTCAGCTCTGGAGGACGTGAAGCCCAGTGGGCTCACTCACATATATACCCCCCATGCAGCCAGGCTCACGCCAGCTGCAGTAACCAGAGACCGACCAGCGGGGCTTCTCTGGGCCAGCTGCCCCTTATGTCTCAGACACTaccagacactgacacacacacacgcacacacacacacacacacacacacatacacacaggtgacaggtgtcttttttttttttattccagtcAAATCAATGCTCAAATCATATGAAGACAAGACTATACTTcatattacatacacacacaccagtgttttgcgcgggtttggtcacaagcggcccgaGCTCGCCTGATATTTTtatcaacccgaccgcaactcggaccgcgaatattaattaggtcaaaattatacccgacccgcgatccgacccgcttatttacaaaatgtgtgcttttggttatagcctaccatgcagtgtaggccatttctgtaaaacaaactaatttatttgcgaaactttatgcagtagacTACACATATGCAGGACAtgatgtttgcgcaggagagaaagaataagagcataagcacgcacgcaaccagCTAAGGATAAGCTAAACACTAAGACAAGATTtcaaggccatggacatacatttttctttcaaaaacagaaatggtgaagACAGCAGGGTAGGCAAGAAGATACATtactggtcaaaacgttagcatAAGAAATGGTTGGCTGAATGAAGTACAAAGCTTTACTGAAGCAcatacactgtttaaagtcacagaCAACAAACTAAAGTAACTTTTTTGCATGCGCGAAGCGAACCTATATGGcctatacataccggtagatatggctgtgtagtctgtgtaccataacatttattcctgcaggcgcctGCTCACATAGGCTAAAAGTTTAACGTTGTACCTAGTCTAAAATATCTGATCCAGGTCAGTATATAAAGCTATCTATTGCTTTCTTGAGGTCTGGGAATTGCacttactcagtttggctgggAGGGCTTAGTCTACCAGTGCGGCGTTTGTGACGagttactgtaggctatgttggTCGTGCCTGTTTtgtggctgtcatacttttaaatggctttgCAAGAAgtacatagaccataacttgcACTACTGTCATCTTTTAAGAACCTTTCCAAATATTTCCCATCTATTGCTTTTCCTGGAGGGGTATTTTAACTAATCgtgtcttcagcttctttactgtcTCCATCTCACCAGTCTCCACCTACAGTATGTTGGCTAGGCCTATGCTTCAACCAATGATATCTTTGAAAAGCAATTATAAGTTAAatattgatgctagccttctcgtgatGGCTTACtttaagtatttttaaaatatatatatatatatatatttaattaattttaactgacccgcccgcaaatgacccgaatatcattaaaataatgCTATTTgaccgcttaatttcgggcggaccgcgcaacactgacacacacacaaacaaatgttttttttatttcagtcaaaTCAGAGCTCAAATCATACGCCATAACAAAACTacataatacacatacacacgcacacagtttaTTACATTGGTTTGTGTATGATTCTCTATTGTGAGAATGCAACAGATGTGGGTTATTTAAAGCCTAAATGTTGTGAAGACCAAAATGTGGCCAAAATCTGGCCTGGTGTAGTGGCTTTGAAGTGGATGTGTGCCCCCTAGTGGCTGGTCGGTAGCACAGAAGACTACTCTGTATAGAGTGCACTGAGGGCGAACAGCAGGATTCTGCTGTGTAGAACATTCCAGAGTGCAAGTCTTGGACGAGGCTGGTTACATGTGGCAAATGTCTTCCGTACTCTGTTTGCTTCCCtaacattctccctctctctcccctctccacttTCAGCTTAAGACCCCTGGATGTGGAGTTCATGAGACGGCTGAGTAAAGTGGTGAACATCGTCCCGGTCATTGCCAAAGCAGACACCCTGACCTTGGAGGAGAGGGACTTCTTCAAGAAGAAGGTGAGCATCTGGACTTTGCCCAActctcaatttaaaaaaaaaacaatcctcTCTGCTCTGTATCTTTGGTGGCTGGCTGGTGGGCCTCTCTGCTGAAGCGACCGGGCGTGTGGTACTCAACACAGTGCCGTGTCACGGCACGATCTGGTCCGAGGCAGAGAAGCAGGACGTGACTAACGGATCGCAGATGCCGACGGCACGCCACGCCacaaggaggaggatgaaagcagAGGAAGACATGTTCACCATCTGCTTCAGAGGGAGGGTGCCATGGCCCCTACCAGTTTTGCGTGCCAGCGGTTATTGCCCTGATGTAGGCCCATGGTTGACGCTGTGTGCCTGGACCTGGGCACAACCAAAAAACACATCTGCAAAGCACACCGGCGATTTCAAAACACACCTACCCATGTGGGCAGACTTTGTCGCAGGTCTTCACATCACTAGCCAAACGTGGAGTTGAGTTATAAGCATTCGTGCCTAGAAAAGCCCACAGCGTCTGGTGTCGATGGCTTCAGTAATGTTTGCAGTCAAGCGCCTCTCAGCAGCCGAGTTCATTTACTATGCAGTTCTTTTCCATGTGACCTTATTTGGGCTCATCTCCCCATAGTAAAGCGTTTTTACTCAAAAAGGCCATTGATCCTGCAACAGATGAGTCCTGCATCTgcatctgttctgttctgttgggTCCGGCCCTGTGCGGGCTCAGATGTGGCCCAGATGTCAGTTCCTGGCTCACTGCTCTGCCTGGAACAGCACTTGTACTCGTGGCTCCCTCAGATGACCTGTGGCGTAATGGCAGGTGACGCGGCCTCAGCcaccctggcacacacacacacacacacacacacacacacacacacacagatacacacacacacacagatacacacacacacagatacagatacacacacacacacacggctgtgagagaggaagaaagctGGCCAGTGCTGAGTGTTCCCTGTGTTTGTGCTGGCGTCCGGCAGGTGTGGGGGAAGGGACTGGGAGTGCTGACAAGGATCGTACATCTAACTGCGCTCCATTCCAAAACCCCCACAGAGACTGTGCTCCAGGACtagaagagacacacacacacacacacacacacacacacacacacatacacacacacccaccataAACACTAAACCAGTTTTTGGCTATATCCCTGTGTTTGGTCAAAGGCCTTTAAGAACAGACTGAAGTCTCTTTATGTATGGGGTTCTCCCATTGGACATGCCCCTCAGAAAAAGCCCTTTTATGATTGGCCATGTGGAGCTCATGAGAGCCCCAATCTCCGCCTCCACCCCCTCACTTCTGGAGCCCTCACCACTGCTGATGTGGCTGCGCTGGCTGCCCATGACCTCACTTCCTGCTTCGCGCTGCGTGTCATAAAGAAACGTCTAAAGGGACGCACTGTGGAGGgacgctcagacacacaccaggGGCAGCGTTTGCAACGGAAGAGGAAAAGATGGCAGGCTTTCATTAAAACACGGCTATTGGCAGCACGTTCCATCACAGCGCTGCTTGCTTTCACAGTCACGGCCATAAAAAGggacctcacccccaccccccaacccacacacacaaaataaataagCGTAGCCTGGTGGTGACTCACCGAGTGGAGCGCCTCTCCAGTAATCAGGGGCTCTGACCATCTGGtgcggagagggagaggggaggtgaTGCTCTGGATCAGATGAGGTGGCCCGGGGCCTTACCTCTCTCACCGTCTGCAGCGCCGCACGGAGTCACTGGCACTGATGAGCTCTGCATTAGGTCATCAAATTGTGTTGAGCCCAGTTGTTTTTCAGTGTGATGAGTGCATGTTTGTGCAATtgggaggaagtgtgtgtgtgttttataggcTGCCGGTCACCCTGACCCATACTCCTGCTGACTTCATTCCACTgattactcctcctcctcctcctcctctttctcctttgTGATCTGTTTTTCCCTCATTATGttatctcagtgtgtgtgtgtgtgtggaggcggtTCTGCCCTTGagtttactctgtgtgtgtaagagagagagaggaagagaagtgtGGCTGTATTGTTTGGATGCTGCACACTTGGAGATTGAGCCTGTACAGAGTTCAACAGCTTGGAGACTGCTGGCTGTGTTTATTACTCCGTACACACTGTTTACTGTAGAGCAGGATGCCTGCTGACTCGTATTTCATCTTctgttggtgtggtgtgttgatATTGTGCTGCTAACGAAAAATGAGGAATAGTGGTGTCTTTCATtgatagatatgtgtgtgtgtgtgtgtgtgtgtgtctggcagaTCAGAGAGGAGCTGCGAGCCAACGGCATTGATGTCTACCCACAGAAAGAGTTTGATGAGGATGCTGAGGACAGGATGATCAATGAAAAAATTcgggtgagtgtgtgcatttgtgtgtgtgtttgtgtgcaccaTACAAGTCAAAATCAAATGCACCTCTTTAATAAATGCAGATCACATTATCAACACTAatattatagatagatagatgcacattttgatttaatCATGCAGCTAGTACTTCATGCTAAACATTTGTGTAATCTATTTAACATTTGATAGGATACCTACAGGCATATACTGTACCTCCTGAATGTGTCTTCAGCCTTTGTCTTGTGCTAAGCTGATGTTAATGTCCAGCTGCacctcctctctgtgtctcaggAGATGATCCCGTTTGCGGTGGTGGGCAGTGACCTGGAGTACCAGGTGAATGGGCGGAGGCTCCTGGGGAGGAAGACCAAATGGGGAACCATAGAAGGTACCGGAGCACTCTCTCCCTTAAACACCCACATAAACTCCCAACAGCACAGAGGTCAACCAGCCGTGTGTGGGGCCCAGGCACAGTAGCCAAGTGTCGCATGGAGATGGACTGACCGGTCTTTATGTTTTGTCACAAGTGCATTGTGGTAAAGAACTTGAGCAGATAATGCTGAAAATAGAGTGATGGGTAATGGCACACCTTGTGTGAaggagcagccgtggcctactggttagcgcttcggacttgtaactggagggttgcaggttcgaACCGAGCGCCACTGACTGCGTCGGGAttactgtgtgcttcacctcatggtgtgttcactgtgtgctgagtgtgtttcactaattcacggattgggataaatgcagagaccaaatttccctcacgggatcaaaagagtatatatacttatacttaagtgTTACTCTTATTGTCCCTGTTATTGTCTCTATAGACAAAACCACATATGTAGCCATTTCCTTATTCATTTTCCTTCCAGAATCAATAGAAAGCATATTGAACAGCTTAAATCAGACAATCA from Alosa sapidissima isolate fAloSap1 chromosome 3, fAloSap1.pri, whole genome shotgun sequence carries:
- the sept9a gene encoding septin 9a isoform X7; translation: MAEPVVPEVAPVSWSERSSAVDFSYVGIDAILEQMRRKAMKQGFELNIMVVGQSGLGKSTLMNTLFKSKVSRKSVMGTAEERIPKTIEIKSVSHDIEEKGVRMKLTVIDTPGFGDQINNENCWQPIMKFINDQYEQYLQEEININRKKRIPDSRVHCCIYFIPPTGHSLRPLDVEFMRRLSKVVNIVPVIAKADTLTLEERDFFKKKIREELRANGIDVYPQKEFDEDAEDRMINEKIREMIPFAVVGSDLEYQVNGRRLLGRKTKWGTIEVENIAHCEFAYLRDLLIRTHMQNIKDITSSIHYEVYRVRRLNENNTQANGVADHHLTSHEM
- the sept9a gene encoding septin 9a isoform X9, producing MVVGQSGLGKSTLMNTLFKSKVSRKSVMGTAEERIPKTIEIKSVSHDIEEKGVRMKLTVIDTPGFGDQINNENCWQPIMKFINDQYEQYLQEEININRKKRIPDSRVHCCIYFIPPTGHSLRPLDVEFMRRLSKVVNIVPVIAKADTLTLEERDFFKKKIREELRANGIDVYPQKEFDEDAEDRMINEKIREMIPFAVVGSDLEYQVNGRRLLGRKTKWGTIEVENIAHCEFAYLRDLLIRTHMQNIKDITSSIHYEVYRVRRLNENNTQANGVADHHLTSHEM
- the sept9a gene encoding septin 9a isoform X6: MGPRKEIWSEVIPSYSSSSRSSSISSMAEPVVPEVAPVSWSERSSAVDFSYVGIDAILEQMRRKAMKQGFELNIMVVGQSGLGKSTLMNTLFKSKVSRKSVMGTAEERIPKTIEIKSVSHDIEEKGVRMKLTVIDTPGFGDQINNENCWQPIMKFINDQYEQYLQEEININRKKRIPDSRVHCCIYFIPPTGHSLRPLDVEFMRRLSKVVNIVPVIAKADTLTLEERDFFKKKIREELRANGIDVYPQKEFDEDAEDRMINEKIREMIPFAVVGSDLEYQVNGRRLLGRKTKWGTIEVENIAHCEFAYLRDLLIRTHMQNIKDITSSIHYEVYRVRRLNENNTQANGVADHHLTSHEM